A single Aspergillus chevalieri M1 DNA, chromosome 3, nearly complete sequence DNA region contains:
- a CDS encoding uncharacterized protein (COG:G;~EggNog:ENOG410PIE7;~InterPro:IPR011701,IPR036259;~go_function: GO:0022857 - transmembrane transporter activity [Evidence IEA];~go_process: GO:0055085 - transmembrane transport [Evidence IEA]), whose amino-acid sequence MGIISAGTGVGGPVWSPILTACIQNIGYRNTRRPTGCICTILICVSGVVLSWEPKIAARLHEDNAKRSWVSGLVKVPLPPWEIFMTRKFFAQCLSAVFQSAAYYMPIFYIAYTKALGYSDTEGSNFTSLSNACNAIGKISVGFIADRIGRLDSFFLTTVEFCVHSRALVA is encoded by the coding sequence ATGGGAATCATCTCCGCTGGCactggtgttggtggtcCCGTCTGGTCTCCAATACTCACAGCCTGTATCCAAAATATCGGATATCGGAATACCCGCCGTCCTACAGGCTGCATTTGCACTATCCTGATCTGTGTATCCGGCGTTGTTCTGAGTTGGGAACCGAAAATCGCTGCGCGTCTTCATGAAGATAATGCGAAGCGTTCTTGGGTCTCCGGACTCGTCAAGGTTCCCCTTCCGCCTTGGGAAATTTTCATGACTCGCAAGTTCTTTGCTCAATGTCTCAGTGCTGTTTTCCAGAGTGCAGCTTACTACATGCCTATTTTCTATATTGCGTACACCAAAGCACTTGGCTACAGCGACACGGAGGGCTCAAATTTCACCTCTTTGAGCAATGCCTGTAACGCGATTGGCAAGATCAGTGTTGGGTTTATCGCAGACAGGATCGGGCGGCTTGATTCGTTCTTTCTTACGACTGTTGAGTTCTGTGTCCACAGCAGGGCTCTGGTTGCCTAG
- a CDS encoding uncharacterized protein (COG:S;~EggNog:ENOG410PZA4) translates to MLSNNTLSREGCSGDRKDTAVCGGKKLATQGSFHNCSGKTKGKCCPKNSDGSGSIDVNKGGGEKCGYCFSGTCSG, encoded by the exons ATGCTTTCCAATAATACATTATCACGGGAGGGCTGCAGCGGTGACAGAAAGGATACCGCTGTGTGTGGCGGAAAAAAGCTCGCGACGCAGGGCTCCTTCCACAACTG CTCGGGCAAGACAAAGGGCAAATGCTGCCCCAAGAACAGCGATGGCTCGGGAAGCATCGATGTAAACAAGGGTGGTGGTGAGAAGTGTGGCTACTGCTTCAGTGGTACTTGCTCTGGATAA